The following are encoded together in the Methylorubrum sp. B1-46 genome:
- a CDS encoding pseudouridine synthase: MTDNPDPSPAVPADQAAAPEGERIAKTIARAGIASRRDAEAMIEAGRVTLNGKVLTSPAINVTESDRITVDGEPLPVRERTRLWLLHKPRGVVTTARDPEGRQTVFDGLPDDLPRVVAIGRLDINTEGLLLLTNDGGLAKVIAHPDTGWLRRYRVRAFGDITQADLDRLKKGVTVDGMEYGPVEATLDRVQGDNLWLTLGLREGKNREVKRILEHLGLSVNRLIRLSFGPFQLGDLEVGLVEEIRTKVLKEQLGKSLAEQAGVDFESPVREAIAPFGSPKATKAASPAGRGRPGARDEGREQKRSEPRSGARGGAAGRPPRDPARPAAPRAAARPAPRAPSPTVWRADDETRPRASKVPRRGMDPKTARAAAAERGRERVGAIQAAGERRVLVERLQPTPETPAPEPHRRVRFRKEEERPERQERPRQERPRQERPQQERGYQERSRDDRREDRPRRDAPTGDARPRRHEAGEATAPERRGPPRERQTERQAEGRPFRERSDSRPARDRYEGAPRRERPAEGGAPERRGPPRDRPRTAEGERPARPPRGEGGGFRKGPGAGPGGKPGFKGGARDGARGDFKGGPKGGARGDFKPGGRPGGGRPGGKPGGAGGRPGGGKPGPRGGGRPGRPPRGDA, encoded by the coding sequence ATGACCGACAATCCAGACCCCTCCCCGGCCGTACCCGCGGACCAAGCCGCCGCGCCCGAGGGCGAGCGCATCGCCAAGACCATCGCCCGCGCCGGCATCGCCTCCCGCCGCGACGCCGAGGCGATGATCGAGGCCGGCCGCGTCACCCTCAACGGCAAGGTCCTGACCTCGCCGGCGATCAACGTCACCGAATCCGACCGCATCACCGTGGACGGTGAGCCCCTGCCCGTCCGCGAGCGCACCCGGCTGTGGCTGCTGCACAAGCCGCGCGGCGTCGTCACCACCGCCCGCGATCCGGAAGGGCGCCAGACGGTGTTCGACGGGCTGCCCGACGACCTGCCGCGGGTCGTCGCCATCGGCCGGCTCGACATCAACACCGAGGGTCTGCTGCTGCTCACCAACGATGGCGGGCTGGCCAAGGTGATCGCCCATCCCGATACCGGCTGGCTGCGCCGCTACCGGGTGCGCGCCTTCGGCGACATCACCCAGGCCGATCTCGACCGGCTCAAGAAGGGCGTCACCGTCGACGGTATGGAATACGGCCCCGTCGAGGCCACCCTCGACCGGGTCCAGGGCGACAACCTCTGGCTCACGCTCGGCCTGCGCGAGGGCAAGAACCGCGAGGTCAAGCGCATCCTCGAACATCTCGGCCTCTCCGTGAACCGGCTGATCCGGCTCTCGTTCGGGCCGTTCCAGCTCGGCGACCTCGAAGTCGGTCTGGTCGAGGAGATCCGGACCAAGGTGCTGAAGGAACAGCTCGGAAAGAGCCTCGCCGAACAGGCCGGCGTCGATTTCGAGAGCCCGGTGCGCGAGGCCATCGCCCCGTTCGGAAGCCCCAAGGCGACGAAGGCCGCCTCACCCGCCGGGCGGGGCCGTCCGGGCGCCCGCGACGAGGGCCGCGAACAAAAGCGTTCGGAGCCCCGCTCGGGCGCCCGCGGCGGAGCAGCCGGCCGTCCGCCGCGTGATCCCGCGCGTCCTGCCGCCCCGCGCGCCGCCGCGCGCCCGGCCCCGCGGGCGCCCTCGCCGACCGTGTGGCGGGCCGACGACGAGACCCGTCCGCGCGCGAGCAAGGTGCCGCGCCGGGGCATGGACCCGAAGACCGCCCGCGCGGCGGCGGCCGAGCGCGGCCGCGAGCGGGTCGGCGCGATCCAGGCGGCCGGCGAGCGCCGGGTGCTGGTCGAGCGGCTCCAGCCGACGCCGGAGACCCCCGCCCCCGAGCCGCATCGCCGGGTCCGCTTCCGCAAGGAGGAGGAGCGGCCCGAGCGGCAGGAGCGCCCCCGCCAAGAGCGTCCTCGCCAAGAGCGTCCGCAGCAGGAGCGCGGCTACCAAGAACGCAGCCGTGACGATCGGCGCGAGGATCGACCGCGCCGGGACGCGCCGACAGGCGATGCCCGTCCCCGCCGCCACGAGGCCGGCGAGGCGACGGCGCCCGAGCGGCGCGGCCCGCCGCGCGAGCGCCAGACTGAGCGCCAGGCCGAGGGCCGTCCGTTCCGCGAGCGGAGCGACAGCCGTCCCGCGCGGGACCGTTACGAGGGGGCGCCCCGCCGGGAGCGTCCCGCCGAGGGTGGGGCGCCGGAGCGCCGCGGCCCCCCGCGCGACCGGCCCCGCACCGCCGAAGGCGAGCGTCCGGCTCGCCCGCCGCGCGGCGAGGGCGGCGGCTTCCGTAAGGGACCGGGCGCCGGTCCGGGCGGCAAGCCCGGCTTCAAGGGCGGCGCCCGCGACGGGGCCAGAGGCGACTTCAAGGGAGGGCCCAAGGGGGGCGCGCGGGGTGACTTCAAGCCCGGCGGACGACCGGGCGGCGGGCGTCCCGGCGGAAAGCCTGGCGGTGCCGGTGGCCGTCCCGGCGGTGGCAAGCCGGGGCCGCGCGGAGGCGGTCGTCCCGGCCGTCCGCCGCGCGGCGACGCCTAG
- a CDS encoding DUF1328 domain-containing protein, giving the protein MIGWAVTFLVVALIAALLGFGGIAGTAMEAAKIVFFVAIALFLISAVMGAVRGRSPRL; this is encoded by the coding sequence ATGATCGGTTGGGCTGTAACCTTTCTCGTCGTCGCTCTGATCGCCGCTCTGCTCGGCTTCGGCGGCATCGCCGGCACCGCCATGGAGGCGGCCAAGATCGTGTTCTTCGTCGCGATCGCGCTGTTCCTGATCTCGGCGGTGATGGGCGCCGTGCGCGGTCGCTCGCCGCGGTTGTGA